From a region of the Oncorhynchus mykiss isolate Arlee chromosome 32, USDA_OmykA_1.1, whole genome shotgun sequence genome:
- the thrap3b gene encoding thyroid hormone receptor-associated protein 3b isoform X2, producing MSKAPDSPARSRSRSKSRSRSYTRSRSRSRSRSRKHRYSSRSRSRSRSHSPSHGRNYPTRDYQNNQGYQGYQRGYNRGFRRPFYFRGRTRGFYPRRGYQRGGNSYGYRANNWRGGGHRDGPHRDQDHHGPHSPRRGRSRSRTPRKRSGSRSHSRSRYSDRSSSRGSRWSRGRHSSSRSRSSSPRQRRSSPSSGKPGSKDVKDRPTPAEAKGESGGGAGEQAEGQGGEASSHDKDSAGKWQGLSDYDTSPKRSSPAVGANQGKSEPKGPLWRTIGSTGSAPSTNSPPGSTKAGPTASFSGFGFLGKEDPTTVDDKSAISSAFKKFLAENKSKKQQAAAEWKNGRDRDQSTTDGDGREKGKSRTSSGLLNITAGSFSSKADKSLPFLDKAEEAFLKSQAAGREREREAEEEAKPKGATLTTRDVFGKWEDEPHYYPPGKDEERLRDTAEDVVEDLEHMEEELYRSRKQASKKEEKSKKKEKKDKEKSSTSPTIATVALRGSGSREKDRPLALFPISRVESPLPRPSGKRDDFELSINSFDKMPSSSSGGLTKERGMSRDLVHPAKKDHGEFRSIFQHIQAAQLRRSPSELFAQHIVTIVHYIKAQHFSSSGMTLSERFAMYQRKAAEMELMKPRKSPEIHRRIDVSPSAFKRHSHLLDELEDCSYKDQGKKPKGDPMDLRLDIERRKRFSGKEPGQHKRDGGKGSGGSRGPSQERSSERSAKHHKKSKKTKKKRDRSPSSSSSSSSPSPFRGGFRGKDHMMGEEMEHMDQGYNKPRFGPRDYGGPMDRGLSRDYEGHMERGPPRDYEGHMDRGRGRGGGFLPRVRGGGRGWNRGNYQGNNNSNPPPNMSNAPPERPPDEEWDPEYTPKSRKYYFHDDREGEKTWLESRGRGAFPRSRGRFIYRKGGSSPNKWTHDKFQGDGEEGGEHGEEHHTEMDHKDNIQSGDPSASKL from the exons ATGTCCAAGGCTCCAGATTCCCCTGCACGGTCCCGCTCCAGATCAAAGTCCAGATCCAGGTCTTACACTCGGTCTCGCTCGAGAAGCCGCTCCAGATCCAGGAAGCACCGCTACAG TTCCAGGTCTCGCTCCCGCTCCAGATCTCACTCTCCGTCCCACGGCAGGAACTATCCCACCAGAGACTATCAGAACAACCAGGGTTACCAGGGTTACCAGAGAGGCTACAACCGCGGCTTCCGCAGACCCTTCTACTTCCGAGGTAGAACCCGGGGCTTCTACCCTCGCCGTGGTTAccagagaggagggaacagctaTGGCTACAGGGCCAACAACTGGCGGGGGGGTGGCCACCGGGACGGGCCACACCGCGACCAGGATCACCACGGTCCGCATAGCCCCAGGAGAGGCCGCTCACGCTCCCGCACTCCTAGGAAACGCTCGGGCAGCCGCAGCCACTCGCGGTCTCGATACTCTGACCGCTCGTCCTCCAGGGGTTCTCGGTGGTCTCGGGGGCGCCACAGCTCGTCTCGCTCCCGCTCCTCATCCCCGCGGCAACGCCGCAGCAGCCCTAGCTCGGGGAAGCCCGGCTCCAAGGATGTAAAGGACAGGCCTACGCCAGCAGAGGCCAAGGGGGAGAGCGGAGGAGGGGCTGGGGAGCAGGCAGAAGGACAGGGGGGAGAGGCCAGTAGTCATGATAAAGATTCTGCTGGGAAATGGCAGGGTCTGAGTGACTATGACACCAGCCCCAAACGCAGCAGTCCTGCTGTTGGTGCCAACCAGGGAAAATCAGAACCCAAAGGGCCGTTGTGGAGAACTATCGGCAGCACTGGCAGTGCTCCCTCCACCAACAGCCCACCGGGCTCCACCAAGGCTGGGCCAACCGCCTCCTTCAGCGGGTTTGGCTTCCTTGGCAAGGAGGATCCCACCACGGTAGACGATAAGAGTGCCATTTCCTCTGCTTTCAAAAA GTTCTTGGCAGAAAACAAGAGCAAAAAACAGCAGGCGGCGGCAGAGTGGAAGAATGGCCGGGACAGGGACCAAAGCACCACGGACGGAGACGGCAGAGAGAAAGGCAAGAGCAGGACTAGCAGTGGCCTCTTAAACATAACAGCAGGTTCCTTCAGCTCCAAGGCCGATAAGTCCCTGCCCTTCCTGGACAAAGCTGAAGAGGCCTTCCTCAAGTCTCaggctgcagggagagagagggagagggaggcagaagaGGAGGCCAAGCCCAAAGGAGCCACCCTGACAACACGGGACGTGTTTGGGAAGTGGGAAGACGAGCCCCATTACTACCCCCCAGGGAAGgatgaggagagactgagagacacgGCCGAAGATGTGGTGGAAGACCTGGAGCACATGGAGGAGGAGCTCTACCGCAGCCGCAAGCAGGCCTCCAAGAAAGAAGAGAAGtccaagaagaaggagaagaaagacAAGGAGAAGAGCAGTACGTCCCCAACCATAGCAACCGTGGCCCTTAGGGGTTCAGGTAGCAGGGAGAAGGACAGGCCCctggccctattccccatctctAGGGTGGAGTCACCCCTACCCAGGCCCTCTGGAAAGAGGGATGACTTTGAGCTTAGTATCAACTCCTTTGACAAGATGCCCAG CTCCTCATCTGGAGGTCTGACCAAGGAGCGTGGTATGTCCAGGGATCTGGTGCATCCCGCTAAGAAAGATCACGGAGAGTTCCGTTCCATCTTCCAGCATATTCAGGCGGCTCAGCTCAGACGCAGCCCCTCTGAGCTTTTTGCGCAGCACATTGTCACCATTGTGCACTACATCAAAG CCCAACATTTCAGCTCTTCAGGCATGACTTTAAGTGAGCGGTTTGCCATGTACCAAAGAAAAGCCGCTGAGATGGAATTGATGAAGCCAAGGAAGAGTCCAGAAATCCATAG GAGAATCGATGTCTCCCCCAGTGCGTTTAAGAGACACTCTCACCTGCTAGATGAGCTGGAGGACTGCAGCTACAAG GATCAGGGTAAAAAACCTAAAGGTGACCCAATGGACCTGCGTCTGGATATAGAGCGCCGTAAAAGGTTTTCTGGGAAGGAGCCTGGGCAGCATAAACGGGACGGGGGCAAGGGCTCCGGAGGCTCCCGAGGACCCAGCCAAGAGAGGTCCTCAGAGAGATCCGCCAAACACCACAAGAAATCCAA AAAAACCAAGAAGAAGCGTGATcgctctccatcctcctcctcttcctcctcctctccctctcccttcagaGGAGGGTTCAGAGGTAAAGACCACATgatgggggaggagatggagCACATGGACCAGGGCTACAATAAACCTCGCTTCGGGCCCCGGGACTACGGAGGCCCCATGGATAGGGGTCTCTCCCGGGATTATGAGGGCCACATGGAGAGGGGTCCCCCCCGGGATTACGAGGGCCACATGGATAGGGGCCGAGGACGTGGAGGAGGATTT CTCCCCAGAGTGAGAGGAGGTGGAAGGGGCTGGAACAGGGGCAATTACCAAggaaacaacaacagcaaccccCCTCCTAATATGAGCAATGCCCCCCCAGAGCGCCCGCCAGACGAGGAGTGGGACCCAGAGTACACTCCTAAGAGTAGGAAATATTACTTT CATGATgaccgagagggagagaagacgtgGCTGGAGAGCCGTGGCCGAGGGGCCTTCCCCCGCAGCAGGGGACGCTTCATCTACCGCAAGGGCGGCAGCAGCCCCAACAAGTGGACTCATGACAAGTTccagggggatggggaggaggggggcgAGCATGGGGAGGAGCACCACACAGAGATGGACCATAAAGACAACATCCAGTCCGGAGACCCCTCAGCTTCCAAGCTGTAG
- the thrap3b gene encoding thyroid hormone receptor-associated protein 3b isoform X3, giving the protein MCSASFHCSSPTTRALTRHGESLTTVSVICCSAHHLQNIPMKRCKRSRSRSRSRSHSPSHGRNYPTRDYQNNQGYQGYQRGYNRGFRRPFYFRGRTRGFYPRRGYQRGGNSYGYRANNWRGGGHRDGPHRDQDHHGPHSPRRGRSRSRTPRKRSGSRSHSRSRYSDRSSSRGSRWSRGRHSSSRSRSSSPRQRRSSPSSGKPGSKDVKDRPTPAEAKGESGGGAGEQAEGQGGEASSHDKDSAGKWQGLSDYDTSPKRSSPAVGANQGKSEPKGPLWRTIGSTGSAPSTNSPPGSTKAGPTASFSGFGFLGKEDPTTVDDKSAISSAFKKFLAENKSKKQQAAAEWKNGRDRDQSTTDGDGREKGKSRTSSGLLNITAGSFSSKADKSLPFLDKAEEAFLKSQAAGREREREAEEEAKPKGATLTTRDVFGKWEDEPHYYPPGKDEERLRDTAEDVVEDLEHMEEELYRSRKQASKKEEKSKKKEKKDKEKSSTSPTIATVALRGSGSREKDRPLALFPISRVESPLPRPSGKRDDFELSINSFDKMPSSSSGGLTKERGMSRDLVHPAKKDHGEFRSIFQHIQAAQLRRSPSELFAQHIVTIVHYIKAQHFSSSGMTLSERFAMYQRKAAEMELMKPRKSPEIHRRIDVSPSAFKRHSHLLDELEDCSYKDQGKKPKGDPMDLRLDIERRKRFSGKEPGQHKRDGGKGSGGSRGPSQERSSERSAKHHKKSKKTKKKRDRSPSSSSSSSSPSPFRGGFRGKDHMMGEEMEHMDQGYNKPRFGPRDYGGPMDRGLSRDYEGHMERGPPRDYEGHMDRGRGRGGGFENEEDDDSISHLIHT; this is encoded by the exons ATGTGTTCCGCctctttccactgctccagtcccaCCACACGCGCTCTCACCAGACATGGGGAGTCCCTCACTACTGTGAGTGTTATATGTTGCTCAGCACATCACCTCCAGAATATTCCAATGAAAAGGTGCAAGCG TTCCAGGTCTCGCTCCCGCTCCAGATCTCACTCTCCGTCCCACGGCAGGAACTATCCCACCAGAGACTATCAGAACAACCAGGGTTACCAGGGTTACCAGAGAGGCTACAACCGCGGCTTCCGCAGACCCTTCTACTTCCGAGGTAGAACCCGGGGCTTCTACCCTCGCCGTGGTTAccagagaggagggaacagctaTGGCTACAGGGCCAACAACTGGCGGGGGGGTGGCCACCGGGACGGGCCACACCGCGACCAGGATCACCACGGTCCGCATAGCCCCAGGAGAGGCCGCTCACGCTCCCGCACTCCTAGGAAACGCTCGGGCAGCCGCAGCCACTCGCGGTCTCGATACTCTGACCGCTCGTCCTCCAGGGGTTCTCGGTGGTCTCGGGGGCGCCACAGCTCGTCTCGCTCCCGCTCCTCATCCCCGCGGCAACGCCGCAGCAGCCCTAGCTCGGGGAAGCCCGGCTCCAAGGATGTAAAGGACAGGCCTACGCCAGCAGAGGCCAAGGGGGAGAGCGGAGGAGGGGCTGGGGAGCAGGCAGAAGGACAGGGGGGAGAGGCCAGTAGTCATGATAAAGATTCTGCTGGGAAATGGCAGGGTCTGAGTGACTATGACACCAGCCCCAAACGCAGCAGTCCTGCTGTTGGTGCCAACCAGGGAAAATCAGAACCCAAAGGGCCGTTGTGGAGAACTATCGGCAGCACTGGCAGTGCTCCCTCCACCAACAGCCCACCGGGCTCCACCAAGGCTGGGCCAACCGCCTCCTTCAGCGGGTTTGGCTTCCTTGGCAAGGAGGATCCCACCACGGTAGACGATAAGAGTGCCATTTCCTCTGCTTTCAAAAA GTTCTTGGCAGAAAACAAGAGCAAAAAACAGCAGGCGGCGGCAGAGTGGAAGAATGGCCGGGACAGGGACCAAAGCACCACGGACGGAGACGGCAGAGAGAAAGGCAAGAGCAGGACTAGCAGTGGCCTCTTAAACATAACAGCAGGTTCCTTCAGCTCCAAGGCCGATAAGTCCCTGCCCTTCCTGGACAAAGCTGAAGAGGCCTTCCTCAAGTCTCaggctgcagggagagagagggagagggaggcagaagaGGAGGCCAAGCCCAAAGGAGCCACCCTGACAACACGGGACGTGTTTGGGAAGTGGGAAGACGAGCCCCATTACTACCCCCCAGGGAAGgatgaggagagactgagagacacgGCCGAAGATGTGGTGGAAGACCTGGAGCACATGGAGGAGGAGCTCTACCGCAGCCGCAAGCAGGCCTCCAAGAAAGAAGAGAAGtccaagaagaaggagaagaaagacAAGGAGAAGAGCAGTACGTCCCCAACCATAGCAACCGTGGCCCTTAGGGGTTCAGGTAGCAGGGAGAAGGACAGGCCCctggccctattccccatctctAGGGTGGAGTCACCCCTACCCAGGCCCTCTGGAAAGAGGGATGACTTTGAGCTTAGTATCAACTCCTTTGACAAGATGCCCAG CTCCTCATCTGGAGGTCTGACCAAGGAGCGTGGTATGTCCAGGGATCTGGTGCATCCCGCTAAGAAAGATCACGGAGAGTTCCGTTCCATCTTCCAGCATATTCAGGCGGCTCAGCTCAGACGCAGCCCCTCTGAGCTTTTTGCGCAGCACATTGTCACCATTGTGCACTACATCAAAG CCCAACATTTCAGCTCTTCAGGCATGACTTTAAGTGAGCGGTTTGCCATGTACCAAAGAAAAGCCGCTGAGATGGAATTGATGAAGCCAAGGAAGAGTCCAGAAATCCATAG GAGAATCGATGTCTCCCCCAGTGCGTTTAAGAGACACTCTCACCTGCTAGATGAGCTGGAGGACTGCAGCTACAAG GATCAGGGTAAAAAACCTAAAGGTGACCCAATGGACCTGCGTCTGGATATAGAGCGCCGTAAAAGGTTTTCTGGGAAGGAGCCTGGGCAGCATAAACGGGACGGGGGCAAGGGCTCCGGAGGCTCCCGAGGACCCAGCCAAGAGAGGTCCTCAGAGAGATCCGCCAAACACCACAAGAAATCCAA AAAAACCAAGAAGAAGCGTGATcgctctccatcctcctcctcttcctcctcctctccctctcccttcagaGGAGGGTTCAGAGGTAAAGACCACATgatgggggaggagatggagCACATGGACCAGGGCTACAATAAACCTCGCTTCGGGCCCCGGGACTACGGAGGCCCCATGGATAGGGGTCTCTCCCGGGATTATGAGGGCCACATGGAGAGGGGTCCCCCCCGGGATTACGAGGGCCACATGGATAGGGGCCGAGGACGTGGAGGAGGATTT gaaaatgaggaggatgatgattcTATTTCACACTTAATCCATACCTGA
- the thrap3b gene encoding thyroid hormone receptor-associated protein 3b isoform X1, with the protein MCSASFHCSSPTTRALTRHGESLTTVSVICCSAHHLQNIPMKRCKRSRSRSRSRSHSPSHGRNYPTRDYQNNQGYQGYQRGYNRGFRRPFYFRGRTRGFYPRRGYQRGGNSYGYRANNWRGGGHRDGPHRDQDHHGPHSPRRGRSRSRTPRKRSGSRSHSRSRYSDRSSSRGSRWSRGRHSSSRSRSSSPRQRRSSPSSGKPGSKDVKDRPTPAEAKGESGGGAGEQAEGQGGEASSHDKDSAGKWQGLSDYDTSPKRSSPAVGANQGKSEPKGPLWRTIGSTGSAPSTNSPPGSTKAGPTASFSGFGFLGKEDPTTVDDKSAISSAFKKFLAENKSKKQQAAAEWKNGRDRDQSTTDGDGREKGKSRTSSGLLNITAGSFSSKADKSLPFLDKAEEAFLKSQAAGREREREAEEEAKPKGATLTTRDVFGKWEDEPHYYPPGKDEERLRDTAEDVVEDLEHMEEELYRSRKQASKKEEKSKKKEKKDKEKSSTSPTIATVALRGSGSREKDRPLALFPISRVESPLPRPSGKRDDFELSINSFDKMPSSSSGGLTKERGMSRDLVHPAKKDHGEFRSIFQHIQAAQLRRSPSELFAQHIVTIVHYIKAQHFSSSGMTLSERFAMYQRKAAEMELMKPRKSPEIHRRIDVSPSAFKRHSHLLDELEDCSYKDQGKKPKGDPMDLRLDIERRKRFSGKEPGQHKRDGGKGSGGSRGPSQERSSERSAKHHKKSKKTKKKRDRSPSSSSSSSSPSPFRGGFRGKDHMMGEEMEHMDQGYNKPRFGPRDYGGPMDRGLSRDYEGHMERGPPRDYEGHMDRGRGRGGGFLPRVRGGGRGWNRGNYQGNNNSNPPPNMSNAPPERPPDEEWDPEYTPKSRKYYFHDDREGEKTWLESRGRGAFPRSRGRFIYRKGGSSPNKWTHDKFQGDGEEGGEHGEEHHTEMDHKDNIQSGDPSASKL; encoded by the exons ATGTGTTCCGCctctttccactgctccagtcccaCCACACGCGCTCTCACCAGACATGGGGAGTCCCTCACTACTGTGAGTGTTATATGTTGCTCAGCACATCACCTCCAGAATATTCCAATGAAAAGGTGCAAGCG TTCCAGGTCTCGCTCCCGCTCCAGATCTCACTCTCCGTCCCACGGCAGGAACTATCCCACCAGAGACTATCAGAACAACCAGGGTTACCAGGGTTACCAGAGAGGCTACAACCGCGGCTTCCGCAGACCCTTCTACTTCCGAGGTAGAACCCGGGGCTTCTACCCTCGCCGTGGTTAccagagaggagggaacagctaTGGCTACAGGGCCAACAACTGGCGGGGGGGTGGCCACCGGGACGGGCCACACCGCGACCAGGATCACCACGGTCCGCATAGCCCCAGGAGAGGCCGCTCACGCTCCCGCACTCCTAGGAAACGCTCGGGCAGCCGCAGCCACTCGCGGTCTCGATACTCTGACCGCTCGTCCTCCAGGGGTTCTCGGTGGTCTCGGGGGCGCCACAGCTCGTCTCGCTCCCGCTCCTCATCCCCGCGGCAACGCCGCAGCAGCCCTAGCTCGGGGAAGCCCGGCTCCAAGGATGTAAAGGACAGGCCTACGCCAGCAGAGGCCAAGGGGGAGAGCGGAGGAGGGGCTGGGGAGCAGGCAGAAGGACAGGGGGGAGAGGCCAGTAGTCATGATAAAGATTCTGCTGGGAAATGGCAGGGTCTGAGTGACTATGACACCAGCCCCAAACGCAGCAGTCCTGCTGTTGGTGCCAACCAGGGAAAATCAGAACCCAAAGGGCCGTTGTGGAGAACTATCGGCAGCACTGGCAGTGCTCCCTCCACCAACAGCCCACCGGGCTCCACCAAGGCTGGGCCAACCGCCTCCTTCAGCGGGTTTGGCTTCCTTGGCAAGGAGGATCCCACCACGGTAGACGATAAGAGTGCCATTTCCTCTGCTTTCAAAAA GTTCTTGGCAGAAAACAAGAGCAAAAAACAGCAGGCGGCGGCAGAGTGGAAGAATGGCCGGGACAGGGACCAAAGCACCACGGACGGAGACGGCAGAGAGAAAGGCAAGAGCAGGACTAGCAGTGGCCTCTTAAACATAACAGCAGGTTCCTTCAGCTCCAAGGCCGATAAGTCCCTGCCCTTCCTGGACAAAGCTGAAGAGGCCTTCCTCAAGTCTCaggctgcagggagagagagggagagggaggcagaagaGGAGGCCAAGCCCAAAGGAGCCACCCTGACAACACGGGACGTGTTTGGGAAGTGGGAAGACGAGCCCCATTACTACCCCCCAGGGAAGgatgaggagagactgagagacacgGCCGAAGATGTGGTGGAAGACCTGGAGCACATGGAGGAGGAGCTCTACCGCAGCCGCAAGCAGGCCTCCAAGAAAGAAGAGAAGtccaagaagaaggagaagaaagacAAGGAGAAGAGCAGTACGTCCCCAACCATAGCAACCGTGGCCCTTAGGGGTTCAGGTAGCAGGGAGAAGGACAGGCCCctggccctattccccatctctAGGGTGGAGTCACCCCTACCCAGGCCCTCTGGAAAGAGGGATGACTTTGAGCTTAGTATCAACTCCTTTGACAAGATGCCCAG CTCCTCATCTGGAGGTCTGACCAAGGAGCGTGGTATGTCCAGGGATCTGGTGCATCCCGCTAAGAAAGATCACGGAGAGTTCCGTTCCATCTTCCAGCATATTCAGGCGGCTCAGCTCAGACGCAGCCCCTCTGAGCTTTTTGCGCAGCACATTGTCACCATTGTGCACTACATCAAAG CCCAACATTTCAGCTCTTCAGGCATGACTTTAAGTGAGCGGTTTGCCATGTACCAAAGAAAAGCCGCTGAGATGGAATTGATGAAGCCAAGGAAGAGTCCAGAAATCCATAG GAGAATCGATGTCTCCCCCAGTGCGTTTAAGAGACACTCTCACCTGCTAGATGAGCTGGAGGACTGCAGCTACAAG GATCAGGGTAAAAAACCTAAAGGTGACCCAATGGACCTGCGTCTGGATATAGAGCGCCGTAAAAGGTTTTCTGGGAAGGAGCCTGGGCAGCATAAACGGGACGGGGGCAAGGGCTCCGGAGGCTCCCGAGGACCCAGCCAAGAGAGGTCCTCAGAGAGATCCGCCAAACACCACAAGAAATCCAA AAAAACCAAGAAGAAGCGTGATcgctctccatcctcctcctcttcctcctcctctccctctcccttcagaGGAGGGTTCAGAGGTAAAGACCACATgatgggggaggagatggagCACATGGACCAGGGCTACAATAAACCTCGCTTCGGGCCCCGGGACTACGGAGGCCCCATGGATAGGGGTCTCTCCCGGGATTATGAGGGCCACATGGAGAGGGGTCCCCCCCGGGATTACGAGGGCCACATGGATAGGGGCCGAGGACGTGGAGGAGGATTT CTCCCCAGAGTGAGAGGAGGTGGAAGGGGCTGGAACAGGGGCAATTACCAAggaaacaacaacagcaaccccCCTCCTAATATGAGCAATGCCCCCCCAGAGCGCCCGCCAGACGAGGAGTGGGACCCAGAGTACACTCCTAAGAGTAGGAAATATTACTTT CATGATgaccgagagggagagaagacgtgGCTGGAGAGCCGTGGCCGAGGGGCCTTCCCCCGCAGCAGGGGACGCTTCATCTACCGCAAGGGCGGCAGCAGCCCCAACAAGTGGACTCATGACAAGTTccagggggatggggaggaggggggcgAGCATGGGGAGGAGCACCACACAGAGATGGACCATAAAGACAACATCCAGTCCGGAGACCCCTCAGCTTCCAAGCTGTAG
- the eva1bb gene encoding protein eva-1 homolog B translates to MTREVVKTEELVILLVDGVNQTEVKMEPIRKDMELLSNSMASYAHIKANPESLALYFMVGVCFGLLLALCLLVTGIACSTRRGRTKNNNTPHSLERRQLKSSEEDEEQEKVDVEEGEEVEIPKLTAVPMSNLSSQSNGTLRSVNVFASADELERARQLEERERIIREIWRNRQPDIMTTGTGTIGRVHYL, encoded by the exons ATGACCAGAGAAGTCGTCAAAACAGAAGAACTCGTCATATTGTTGGTGGATGGTGTCAACCAAACAGAGGTCAAAATGGAACCAATTAGAAAAGACATGGAGCTGCTAAGTAACAGCATGGCGAGCTATGCTCACATCAAAG CCAACCCAGAGAGCTTGGCTTTGTACTTCATGGTGGGTGTGTGTTTTGGCCTGCTCCTGGCCCTGTGCCTCCTGGTCACTGGCATCGCCTGTAGCACACGTCGTGGTCGCACCAAGAACAACAACACTCCCCACTCCCTAGAGAGGAGACAACTGAAGTCTAGTGAAGAAGATGAGGAACAGGAGAAAGTGGATgtggaagaaggggaggaggttGAGATCCCTAAATTAACTGCGGTGCCTATGAGCAACCTcagcagccaatcaaatggtACTTTGAGGAGCGTGAACGTGTTTGCGTCGGCAGATGAGCTGGAGAGGGCGAGGCAACTGGAGGAGAGGGAGCGCATCATCAGAGAAATCTGGAGAAACAGGCAGCCTGATATAATGACCACTGGGACAGGGACCATCGGACGGGTACACTACCTCTAA
- the lsm10 gene encoding U7 snRNA-associated Sm-like protein LSm10 isoform X2, translating to MEVSHSIRERTIAENSLVILLQGLQGEVTTVDLRDESTARGRVVNVDAFMNVLYRDRRGRLSQLADLFITARNVRYVHIPDHVDIMETIQTQLTRIRRVRNFAGNKGGRKEYQKKKN from the exons ATGGAGGTGTCCCATTCGATCAGGGAGCGCACCATAGCAGAGAACAGTCTGGTGATCCTTCTCCAGGGGCTTCAGGGGGAGGTGACCACCGTGGACCTGAGGGATGAAAGCACGGCGAGGGGACGTGTGGTCAACGTGGACGCCTTCATGAAC GTGCTGTACCGGGACCGTCGCGGCCGGCTCAGTCAGCTGGCCGATCTGTTTATCACGGCCAGGAACGTGCGCTACGTCCACATTCCCGACCACGTGGACATCATGGAGACCATACAGACCCAGCTGACCAGGATCAGACGCGTTCGCAACTTTGCCGGCAATAAAGGCGGCAGGAAGGAGTATCAAAAGAAAAAGAACTGA
- the lsm10 gene encoding U7 snRNA-associated Sm-like protein LSm10 isoform X1: MEVSHSIRERTIAENSLVILLQGLQGEVTTVDLRDESTARGRVVNVDAFMNVRLEEVLYRDRRGRLSQLADLFITARNVRYVHIPDHVDIMETIQTQLTRIRRVRNFAGNKGGRKEYQKKKN; the protein is encoded by the exons ATGGAGGTGTCCCATTCGATCAGGGAGCGCACCATAGCAGAGAACAGTCTGGTGATCCTTCTCCAGGGGCTTCAGGGGGAGGTGACCACCGTGGACCTGAGGGATGAAAGCACGGCGAGGGGACGTGTGGTCAACGTGGACGCCTTCATGAACGTGCGTCTGGAGGAG GTGCTGTACCGGGACCGTCGCGGCCGGCTCAGTCAGCTGGCCGATCTGTTTATCACGGCCAGGAACGTGCGCTACGTCCACATTCCCGACCACGTGGACATCATGGAGACCATACAGACCCAGCTGACCAGGATCAGACGCGTTCGCAACTTTGCCGGCAATAAAGGCGGCAGGAAGGAGTATCAAAAGAAAAAGAACTGA
- the LOC110488083 gene encoding glutathione S-transferase A: MANNMTLLWCTFSVPCWRVMIALEEKMLQGYNQTLLDFDKEEHKSTIVMDLNPRAQLPTFKHGDCIVNESYGACMYLENQFRSQGTQMIPEGLAEQALMYQRMFEGQTFYKKLSDVVYYEYYVPQGERHDSAIKRNKDNLAIEIKLWEGYFQKMEAGSYLAGKAFSLADVLVFPTIAYSFRSGLSAERYPKLRAYYSMMKDRPSVKTTWPPHWLEDQEKPQWGDFLKEL, encoded by the coding sequence ATGGCCAATAACATGACACTTCTCTGGTGCACCTTCTCGGTTCCGTGCTGGCGGGTTATGATCGCTCTGGAGGAGAAAATGTTGCAGGGATACAACCAGACGCTGTTGGACTTTGATAAAGAAGAGCACAAATCTACAATAGTCATGGACCTCAACCCCCGGGCACAGCTCCCTACATTCAAACACGGGGACTGCATAGTGAACGAGTCCTATGGAGCATGCATGTATTTGGAAAACCAGTTCAGGTCCCAGGGGACCCAGATGATCCCTGAGGGTCTAGCCGAACAGGCCCTGATGTACCAACGCATGTTTGAGGGCCAAACCTTCTACAAGAAACTTAGTGATGTGGTCTACTATGAGTATTATGTccctcagggagagagacatgactctGCTATCAAGAGGAACAAAGATAACCTTGCAATTGAAATTAAACTGTGGGAGGGATACTTTCAGAAGATGGAGGCAGGCTCTTACCTGGCAGGAAAAGCCTTCTCGTTGGCTGATGTCCTTGTCTTCCCCACCATTGCCTACTCCTTCCGCTCTGGGCTGTCAGCAGAGCGTTACCCCAAACTGAGAGCATACTACTCTATGATGAAGGACAGACCAAGTGTCAAAACTACCTGGCCCCCACACTGGCTGGAAGACCAGGAAAAACCTCAGTGGGGTGACTTTCTCAAAGAGCTCTGA